The Shewanella japonica genome has a window encoding:
- a CDS encoding outer membrane protein assembly factor BamD produces MYKLAKGAALVLFSLALTACSTSKGFEDEDLSGKSPEGLYAQSRTSMELGNYSKAVRTLEALDSRYPFGPHKTQVQLDMIFAYYKMDDVASGIANIDRFIRLNPTHPDIDYVYYMRGLTNMQADNYLFHDMMNIDRTDRDPKNAQDAFKDFDRLIKSYPNSKYTADAQQRMQYLKNRLAQYSIKVAEYYIKMEAWSAAAVRAQSVMEQFPGTPATEQALEIMAQAYGELGQEQLQQNTLTVIAANYPDSDLLK; encoded by the coding sequence ATGTATAAATTAGCCAAAGGCGCCGCCCTAGTATTGTTTTCATTAGCTTTAACAGCATGTAGTACCTCTAAAGGTTTTGAAGATGAAGACCTCAGTGGCAAGTCTCCAGAGGGACTTTATGCTCAATCTAGAACCTCAATGGAGCTAGGAAACTACTCTAAAGCAGTTAGAACACTTGAAGCATTAGACTCTCGTTACCCATTTGGCCCACATAAAACTCAAGTTCAATTGGACATGATTTTTGCTTATTACAAAATGGATGACGTCGCATCAGGTATTGCAAATATCGATCGTTTTATTCGTTTAAACCCAACGCATCCAGATATTGATTATGTCTATTATATGCGTGGTTTAACTAATATGCAGGCAGATAATTACCTATTTCACGATATGATGAATATCGATCGAACTGATCGTGACCCTAAAAATGCACAAGACGCCTTTAAAGATTTTGATCGTTTAATCAAAAGCTATCCAAACAGTAAGTATACGGCTGATGCTCAGCAACGTATGCAATACCTTAAAAACCGTTTAGCACAATACTCGATTAAAGTGGCTGAGTATTATATCAAAATGGAAGCATGGAGTGCTGCAGCTGTTCGTGCACAATCTGTGATGGAGCAGTTCCCTGGCACACCAGCAACCGAGCAAGCTTTAGAAATTATGGCGCAAGCTTATGGTGAATTAGGCCAAGAGCAACTTCAACAGAATACATTAACGGTTATCGCTGCTAACTATCCAGATAGTGACTTACTCAAATAA